Within the Nitrospirota bacterium genome, the region AGACTTCAAAAAAGAAATTCTTTTTTGCGCTATGCTTGATGCAAAAAACAGGATATTCAGGGATTGCAGGATTTCCGAGGGGACGCTTACAAATTCTCTCATCCATCCGAGGGAGGCGTTTAAGAACGCAATAAAAGAATCGGCAGCATCTGTTATCTTTATACATAACCATCCAAGCGGAGACCCTGCGCCAAGCCGTGAGGACATAGCCATAACCGAGAGGCTTATGCAGACAGGTGAAATCGTAGGCATAAAGGTTCTGGACCATGTGATAATAGGGGACAGCAGGCACACAAGTCTTATGGATGATGGATATATGAAAAATACCAAGGGGAGGGTTTAAATGCCGAAGATAAAGAGGGCAGTTGTAAGTGTGTCAAACAAAAAGGGGTTGGCTGAATTTACAAAGTCGCTTCATTCATTGGGTGTTGAGATACTGTCAACAGGAGGCACTGCAAAGGCGCTGCGGGATGCAGGCGTTCCTGTGAAAGACGTCTCTGATTACACGGGATTTCCTGAGATGCTTGACGGCAGGCTCAAAACGCTCCATCCGAAAATTCATGGCGGCCTTCTTTCAAGGAGGGACAACCCGAAGGATATGGAGGATATAAAAGAATACGGCATAGAGTTGATAGACATGGTTGTTGTAAATCTTTACCCCTTTGAAGAGACTGTGGCAAAACCTGATGTTACATTTGCAGAGGCAATAGAAAATATAGATATAGGCGGGCCCACAATGCTCCGTTCTGCATCAAAAAATTTTAAGGACGTTGCGGTAGTGACAGACTTTAACGACTATGGCAGTATTATTAAGGAGATGAAAGAGCTTAAGGGAGACCTCAGTTACAGGATGCGGCTTGAACTTGCGAAAAAGGTCTTCAGGCTTACATCCAGGTATGACAATGCAATCGCTGATTACTTAACGAAGGCAGGAGAAGGTAAATAACCATGAAGGTTCTTGTTATCGGCGGCGGCGGGAGAGAGCATGCCATTGTCTGGAAGCTTGCTCAGAGCAGGCATATAGAAAAAATATTCTGCTGTCAGGGGAACGCGGGCATTTCGGAGCTGGCGGAATGCATAAGTTTTGATGACAACAACTTTGATTCACTTGTTAATTTTGCCAGATACGAGGGAATTGACCTGACGATTGTAGGGCCTGAGGCGCCGTTATCAAGAGGCGTAGTTGATGTATTTGAGAAAAACGGCAGGAAGATAGTCGGGCCTAACATTAAGGCAGCACAGCTTGAGGGCAGCAAGGTTTTTGCGAAAGACCTTATGAGGCGATACGGGATACCAACCGCAGAGTATAAGGCATTTACTTCCTATCTTCATGCAGAAGATTATGTGCGTATGAAAGGCGCTCCCATTGTCATCAAAGCAGACGGACTTGCAGCAGGGAAAGGCGTGATTGTAGCGGAAACCGTTGATGAGGCAATAGCAGGACTTAAACTTATAATGAAAGACCGGGCCTTTGGGGATGCAGGCAACAAAGTGCTTGTTGAAGAATGTATCCGGGGCGAAGAGGCGTCTTTTATGGCATTCACTGATGGAAAATCAATACTTCCGATGGTAAGCGCTCAGGACCATAAACGGATTTTTGACGGGGATAAGGGGCCTAATACCGGCGGTATGGGAGCATACAGCCCTGCTCCCGTGATTACACCTGAGCTTGAAGCAACAGTGATGGAAAAGGTAATGCGCCCGGTAATAAAGGGATTGCAGTCAGAGGGGATAAAATACAAAGGGATACTCTACGCAGGCCTTATGATAAAAGAAAATAAACCATACGCACTGGAGTTTAACTGCAGGCTTGGAGACCCTGAGACCCAGCCTGTTCTTGCAAGGCTTAAAACAGACCTTGTGGATATTGCCCTTGCTATAGCCGATGAAAAGCTATCAAGCGTCAATCTTGAATGGAGGCCTGAGCATTCAGTCTGTATTGTAATAGCGTCAAAGGGCTATCCCGGCGCATACGAAAAAGGCAGGGTCATAGAAGGGCTCAATGACGTCAAGAAAATGGAGGATGTCTTTGTTTTTCATTCAGGCACATCATTTAATGACAATAAAATTGTAACATCAGGCGGAAGGGTGCTCGGAGTAACAGCGCTCGGCAGGGACATAAGGGATGCAAAAAATAAGGCGTATAATGCCATAGAGAAGATTCATTTCAAGGGGATGTATTACAGAAGGGATATTGCCGACAGGGCAATAAAGAATTCTTTAAGTAAAAGTTGAAAGTTAAGAGTTTCAGAAAAAAATAAACTTTTAACTTTTCACTTTTAATTTTTAACTCTGTATTTAGGAGGTTATATATGAAACCAAAGGTTCTGATATTAATGGGAAGCGATTCTGATTTGCCGGTTATGGAGGAAACAGAAAAGATATTTAAAGCATTCGGAATCTCCTTTGAAACAACAATAGCGTCAGCGCATCGTTCACCTGAGAGGGCGGTAAAGCTTGCAAAGGGCGCAGAGAAAAAGGGGTTTGAAGTAATCATTGCAGGCGCAGGCGCGGCAGCGCACCTTGCCGGAGTTATTGCAGCGCACACAATACTTCCTGTGATAGGCGTCCCCATTAATTCGTCTCCTCTCCAGGGCTTTGATGCCCTCTTTTCTACAGTGCAGATGCCGCCGGGAATCCCTGTCGCAACGATGGCTGTTGGGACGGCCGGCGCAAAGAATGCGGCAATCTTTGCCGCAGAGATTATCGGAAGAAAGGATGCAAAGATTGCAAGGCAATTGAAAGAGCATAAAAAAAGGCTTGAAGAGGAAGTGGAGAGGAAGGCAAAAGCGCTTAGGAGAAAGTAATGCGGGTTCATCTGGACTGTTACCCGTGTTTCCTCAGGCAGACTATTATTGCGGCAAGGCTCGGGACAAAAGACAATGAAAAAAGAGAATATGTTGTCAAAAAAATAGCGGCTGCTATCGGAGAAGTTGACACTTCAAAGACCCCTGCCCATGCAACCACCTTTCTCCACAGAGAAATACGGGATCTTCTGGGAAGAGATCCGTTTAAAGGCATAAAAGCAGAATACAATCAGATTGCTTTAACCCTCTACCCTTTTTTAAAAAAACGTGTTGAGGAGAGCCCGGATCCCTTGTGGACTGCATCACGCCTTGCAATTGCCGGCAATATTATTGACTTTGGCATATTCACTTCCGTGGACATCGAAGGGACAGCAGAGAGGGCATTAAGAGGTCCAATAACAGTTGATGATTATCCGGCGTTTAAGGATGAAATCAAAAAACATGACAAAATCCTCTATCTGCTTGACAATGCAGGCGAGATAGTCTTTGACAGGATTCTCATAGAGGCCCTTGTTTCTCACGGCAAAAAAGTAACCGCAGTTGTAAAAGGTTCGGATATTATAAACGATTCAACCATGCAGGATGCACGTGAAACGCATATGACAGAAACCTGCCATGTCATAGACAATGGTTCTGACGCCGTAGGAACAATACTGGAATGGACGTCAGAAAAATTCCAGAGCGATTTCGCAAACGCCTCCCTTATTATCAGCAAAGGACAGGGGAATTTTGAGACGTTAATGGGGTCTCAAAAAAGAATATTCTTCCTCTTTCAGTCCAAATGCGATGCAGTTTCAAAAGAACTGGGACTTTCTAAGGGGTCTATGCTTTTAAAAAAATTCTGACCTGCCTGTATAGCTGGAAAAGTTAGATAGGTCTATCTTCTTCCGCCGGGCCTTCTTTCCCTGCTGAATCCACCTCTTTCTCTTGAGGGGCCGCCGCGGCTGCCGCGATCCCTTTCGCCCTGTGGCTTTGCTTCGTTGACCACAATGTTCCTATCCAGGAAACTGCTGTTGTTCAGCAGTTCTATTGCCTTCTGTGCCTCTTCGTCTGAGCTCATCTCAACGAAACCAAAACCTCTTGGCCTGCCTGTAGCGGCATCCGTTATCAGCTTTGTGGATGCAACTGTTCCTGCCTTTGAAAACAGTTCTCTCAGGTCATCTTCCGACGCCTGAAACGAGATATTCCCTACATAAAGTCTATTACCCATGCTTCCTCCAAAAAATAAAATCCCAGAGCTGATGCCCTGGGTGATGCTTGTATATTACCTGACTCAATATCATATAATAACGGAATATGGCTAAACTAAATATGCCAGTAATTGCAATCTTTGTCAAGAGAAAATTATAATGCGGCCCTTTTAGTCTATAAGACAAGCATTGCCTCCATGATTACTCCTGTGGATACCTATCCATCTGAGCTTTATAAGCCAGCCGATTGATTCCCGACAAGCGGGAATGACTAAAATTCAAAACCGGAATCACTCTTTTCAATACCCTGCGGTCTCTGCCGCGGGTTCTTCACTGTATCCAGCCCCTCAGAGATCCTACTAATATTTATCTGCATATTCTTTGTAGAAGGCACACTCCTTTCTGCAGAACAATATCTTTTCTCCAAGGGTTGTCATCACGTATTTGCCCCTATCACACTTTGTCCCTGTGACCTTCCAGCATTTAAGCCCCCCATCCGGATAGGCAGGACATTTTTTATAGGTATCCTCCAGACAATTCTTAAATTCCCAGCAGTTCATAGTTTCACCTCCTTCTCAACTCCTGAATCTGTTAATCTCGCCATCTAAAGTTCCTACCGAGTCTCCAAGTAAAGAAGATTCCTTTGTCATTTCTTTGGCAAGCCCGAGGTTATCCTTTGCAATGTCTGTTATAGCCTCTATGCGTTTGGTTATGGCTTTGCTTCCTGCCTTCATGTCCTCCATTGCTTTTTTTATCCGGCTTACCCGTGAGAGTATGTCCTCTCCTGACCTTGTAATAAGGTCTGCGCCCTTAGACTGCTCTGAGGTGGAATTCTTAAGCCCTTGCGCAATCTCTTTTGCTTTTTCTATGCCTGCGAGTATCATCTCACTGCCGGAGCGCTGCTGTTCCGATGCATTTAGTATCTCTTCCATTCTTGAGGATATACCTTCAATTGATGAATTTATTTCCTTTATTGCCTTTGCCTGTTCCGTGGTCGCTTTTTCTATAAAGGCAGTTTGAGAGGCTGATGCTGTGGAAGTTTCAAGGATGCCGTTAAATACAACACCGACATCTGTTATTAATTCCAGCCCCTGCTCTATCAGGGTCACAGTCTTTTTCTCTGCAGTTGCAACATTGTTTATAGACCCTTTAACCTCTTCTATTATAGCTGTGATTTCCTTCGTGTTCTTTGCAGTGCGCTCTGCAAGCCTTCCTATCTCGTCAGCAACAACGCCAAAGCCCTTGCCGTGCTCTCCTGCCTGAGCGGACAGGATTGCTGCATTAAGGGCCAGCAGCTTTGTCTCATCAGCAACCTCGGCTATAACCTGCGCAATTTCATCTATCTTTTCAGATGATTTTCTCATGCCTTTAACAATCTTGGCTGTGTCATCAGCGGAATCCTTTATCTCGTTTATGCTTTTTACAGACTCATGGATGGAGCTTATCCCCTTCTCGCGTATGGTTGAAGTAACTTCTTTCGCAAGAAGTGAAGACTGTTTCGCGGAGTCCCTGACCTCATTAACGCTTGCAGTAATCTGTGTGGCAGATACCAGCGTATTGCTGACTGATTTTCTTGAATGCTCTATGTTTTCATTTATCGCCTTGATTGAGGCGAAACTCTCCTCTATGGAAGATGAAGTCTCATCTATGAATGAGGCAAAGGATGAAGTGTTTTCAGCCACTTCTTTTACGGACGCCTTCATCTCAAGGAGTGTTGTTAATGTTCCTTCTGCGGATTCATGCAGATGTTTAACAGCCTCGGTAATCTCTCCGGTGGTAGTGTTTATCTCAAGGACAGAGGTGGTTATCTCGGCTGAGTCAACAACCTGCTTTTCTGACCCCTCCGTTAATTTGTTCATTCCTGTAACAAAGCCGCTTACGGAGAGCTTCACTTTTTTCATAGAATCCCTGACATGATGTATTAACTCTACAAGCCCTTTCCGCATGGCCTCTATGGAGCCTACAAGTTGGCCCATCTCGTCCTTTGACGGTGTTGTGACTATACGGGTCAGGTCTCCCTTGGAAATCTCGGTCGTAACTGAAAGGACAGCCTCTATAGGCTTTGTAATATTGCGAATGACAACATACGCAAGGATAACTGCAGCCAATATGGCTATAATACTCAGCGCTATATAAAACACAAACGTTTTTTGAGCCTGTGCGTGTATCTCTTCAGCTTTTTTTTCCAAATCGATGTTAAGCTTATCCTCAACCTCCCTTAAGAGCTTTATCTGGCCTGTCTTCATCTTAAACCAGTATGCAGGATCTATCCCGAACTTGCCTGCGCTTGCCTTTTCAAAGGCAAGGCCCCTCATCCTTTCCACCTCATCCACAAACTGCCCCTGAAGTTTACTTTTATAAAAATCCCTCTGGTCAGACGCGGCAAGGGATAAAAAGACATTAAGGTATATCTCCTGCGCTGTTACAACAGAGGTAAACCTTTTAAACATCCCCGGCCCGAAGTTGTCCATTGCAAATGTATTGCTGAGTGTGGCCCGCTCAATCCCGCTATTTTCCTTGTCCCAGAGAAAGTTTACATAGGCTGTAGCCATTGTCGACAGCTCGGCATTCCCGCTTATCTTCGTCATAAAAGAGACGGCTTCCAGAAACTGGCTAATCATGTTTGTATAATAGCCTATTATCTCACCCGCCCCTGCTGTCATGCTGCTTGCCGAACTTCTTTTGGTTTTTATCTCATCCAGACTGCTGATTGCGTTGTCAACCGCTTTTTTAAACTCTGGACCGAACCTCTCTGCCTTGAATCCATGCAGAAATGTCTGGAGTTCAGATATTTTTTTATCTGTCTCAAAACGTTGTTCAGAGAGTTCAGTAACAAATGCAGCCCCTTTACTGCCTATAAATAGAGCTGTGGATCCCCTCTCGCGCTGCAATTCATGCACAAGGTTGCTTATCTTGACTGAAAGGCGGGTAAGATTTTTCAGGTCATTCATTGCATCTGCCTGCACTGTCTTCTCCCACATCCCGTTGAGAGAGAAATAGAGTAAACATCCTATCGGAAGGATAAGCATCAGGATAAGCTTGTTTCTTATTTTCAGTCTATTTATGAAATTCATAACACTCGCCTATAGGCTTTTGTCTCAAAAACTGATAACCACGCATCTCTTTACCTTTCAACCGATACCAAAGCAGAGCCTCTGAAAGAACACCCTGCTTCCTGAGTTTTCTTGCACGTTGTTTTAATCCTGGATTGTAATAAACAGCCGTGCTTTAAATATTATAAAATCTTTATATATTATAAGACCTTTATATATACTTGTAAATATAGCAGAATATAAAAATAATATGCAACGGCTAAGAAGGGCATCTCTGAGTTGGTTCGCTGTATTATATTAAGGTTCTTTATTGCAATTATTTATAGTTGCACATCGGGATAAAATACTATAAGCTACAGCATTGGCAGCAATTTTATTTTTTGAAAGGAGGAGGTTTATGAAAAGGTTTTTGGTTGTATGTTTTGTGCTTATGTTTGTTTCGGTGGCAGCCGCAGCAGAGAAGAATCTTATTGAGATGCATAAAAATGCAGGCAAAATGAGCAACAAGGAGTGTCTTTCATGCCATGCAAACATCAATAAAGATGTGTCTCTCAATAAAAAATTCAAGACGCTTCACAGGACTCATCTTGAATCAAAACTCTCAACGCCAAAGAAATGCGCTAATTGCCATCAGTCGGTTGATTTAAGGGAAGGTTCTTCTGCTGCATTAAGGAAACAAGTTGACCCGCAGCTTTGCGCCGGATGCCACAGCGGTGGCGTAAAAGGCGCAAAAGTATTATTTGCACAGTAAAGGAGGGATGTGAATGAGTGATAACAGAGTTATAACAGAAGAAGAAAAAGGCATTTTTGAAAAGACTACAGGTAAGGAGTTTACAAGGCGGTCATTTCTCAAATGGGCATCGGCTTTGGCAGGAGCGGCTGTTGCCAGCGGCATTATGTGGGATGACAAGCTCGGAATCTTTCGGGAGGCCGGTGCACAGGAGAAGCACCTGAAAGAGGGCGAATGGATATACAGTAACTGCAATATGTGCGGAGGCCAGTCCGGAATTAAGGTCAAGGTTGTCAATGGCAGGGCTGTAAAGATTGAAGGGATTGCAAACCCGAATAACATTGCGAATATATCATCCAACTATGAAAAGGCAGTAGGCGAACTCGGAGCTTTATACAAAGACAAGGATGCCGCAGGCAGGCTTTGTTCAAAGGGTAACTCAGGCTTGAGGTCGCTGTACGATCCCGACAGGCTGAAAACACCTATGGTAAGAGTCGGTGAAAGAGGAAGCGGCAAGTGGAAGGCAATTTCATGGGATGAAGCTGTCAATAAGGTTGCAGAGAACCTGCAAAAGATTAAGGAAAAACATGGGGCAGAGAGTCTTGCGTGGTTCAGCGAAGACCACTCTTTCACCCATATACAGCAGGATTTCTGCAAGATTTACGGGACTCCGAACTATCACAATCATGCGAATCTTTGTGACGTTTCGAGGAAAGCGTCTTTCAAGCTGTTGATGGGTAATGAGCGTCCGTTGGCAGACTTTGAAGATACATCTTACGCCCTCATATTCGGATGGAACCCGCTCGGCGCCACGAAATGGATACTCCTGCCGGGTATATGGAACAGGGGAAGGGCAAAAGGCGCCAAAATGGTACTGGTTGACCCTGTATGCAGCCAGACGGCTGCAAAGGCTGACGAATGGGTGCCTATAAGGCCCGGTACAGACGGAGCTATGGCGCTTGCCATCGGCCATGTCCTGATTAAGAAGAATCTCATTAATAAGGCATTTATTGATGAGTGGTGCGTTGGCTTTGACGAATATGCAAAGTATGTTGCCGATAAGACACCTGAATGGGCTGAAAAGATAACCAGTGTGCCGGCAAGCACTATTGAGAAGATAGCAACAGAGATTGGTGAGACTGCAAAGGCCGGGAAATCTGTGTGTAT harbors:
- a CDS encoding IMP cyclohydrolase — translated: MPKIKRAVVSVSNKKGLAEFTKSLHSLGVEILSTGGTAKALRDAGVPVKDVSDYTGFPEMLDGRLKTLHPKIHGGLLSRRDNPKDMEDIKEYGIELIDMVVVNLYPFEETVAKPDVTFAEAIENIDIGGPTMLRSASKNFKDVAVVTDFNDYGSIIKEMKELKGDLSYRMRLELAKKVFRLTSRYDNAIADYLTKAGEGK
- the purD gene encoding phosphoribosylamine--glycine ligase, with product MKVLVIGGGGREHAIVWKLAQSRHIEKIFCCQGNAGISELAECISFDDNNFDSLVNFARYEGIDLTIVGPEAPLSRGVVDVFEKNGRKIVGPNIKAAQLEGSKVFAKDLMRRYGIPTAEYKAFTSYLHAEDYVRMKGAPIVIKADGLAAGKGVIVAETVDEAIAGLKLIMKDRAFGDAGNKVLVEECIRGEEASFMAFTDGKSILPMVSAQDHKRIFDGDKGPNTGGMGAYSPAPVITPELEATVMEKVMRPVIKGLQSEGIKYKGILYAGLMIKENKPYALEFNCRLGDPETQPVLARLKTDLVDIALAIADEKLSSVNLEWRPEHSVCIVIASKGYPGAYEKGRVIEGLNDVKKMEDVFVFHSGTSFNDNKIVTSGGRVLGVTALGRDIRDAKNKAYNAIEKIHFKGMYYRRDIADRAIKNSLSKS
- the purE gene encoding 5-(carboxyamino)imidazole ribonucleotide mutase, producing MKPKVLILMGSDSDLPVMEETEKIFKAFGISFETTIASAHRSPERAVKLAKGAEKKGFEVIIAGAGAAAHLAGVIAAHTILPVIGVPINSSPLQGFDALFSTVQMPPGIPVATMAVGTAGAKNAAIFAAEIIGRKDAKIARQLKEHKKRLEEEVERKAKALRRK
- a CDS encoding DUF89 family protein; the encoded protein is MRVHLDCYPCFLRQTIIAARLGTKDNEKREYVVKKIAAAIGEVDTSKTPAHATTFLHREIRDLLGRDPFKGIKAEYNQIALTLYPFLKKRVEESPDPLWTASRLAIAGNIIDFGIFTSVDIEGTAERALRGPITVDDYPAFKDEIKKHDKILYLLDNAGEIVFDRILIEALVSHGKKVTAVVKGSDIINDSTMQDARETHMTETCHVIDNGSDAVGTILEWTSEKFQSDFANASLIISKGQGNFETLMGSQKRIFFLFQSKCDAVSKELGLSKGSMLLKKF
- a CDS encoding RNA-binding protein, which produces MGNRLYVGNISFQASEDDLRELFSKAGTVASTKLITDAATGRPRGFGFVEMSSDEEAQKAIELLNNSSFLDRNIVVNEAKPQGERDRGSRGGPSRERGGFSRERRPGGRR
- a CDS encoding methyl-accepting chemotaxis protein, with protein sequence MNFINRLKIRNKLILMLILPIGCLLYFSLNGMWEKTVQADAMNDLKNLTRLSVKISNLVHELQRERGSTALFIGSKGAAFVTELSEQRFETDKKISELQTFLHGFKAERFGPEFKKAVDNAISSLDEIKTKRSSASSMTAGAGEIIGYYTNMISQFLEAVSFMTKISGNAELSTMATAYVNFLWDKENSGIERATLSNTFAMDNFGPGMFKRFTSVVTAQEIYLNVFLSLAASDQRDFYKSKLQGQFVDEVERMRGLAFEKASAGKFGIDPAYWFKMKTGQIKLLREVEDKLNIDLEKKAEEIHAQAQKTFVFYIALSIIAILAAVILAYVVIRNITKPIEAVLSVTTEISKGDLTRIVTTPSKDEMGQLVGSIEAMRKGLVELIHHVRDSMKKVKLSVSGFVTGMNKLTEGSEKQVVDSAEITTSVLEINTTTGEITEAVKHLHESAEGTLTTLLEMKASVKEVAENTSSFASFIDETSSSIEESFASIKAINENIEHSRKSVSNTLVSATQITASVNEVRDSAKQSSLLAKEVTSTIREKGISSIHESVKSINEIKDSADDTAKIVKGMRKSSEKIDEIAQVIAEVADETKLLALNAAILSAQAGEHGKGFGVVADEIGRLAERTAKNTKEITAIIEEVKGSINNVATAEKKTVTLIEQGLELITDVGVVFNGILETSTASASQTAFIEKATTEQAKAIKEINSSIEGISSRMEEILNASEQQRSGSEMILAGIEKAKEIAQGLKNSTSEQSKGADLITRSGEDILSRVSRIKKAMEDMKAGSKAITKRIEAITDIAKDNLGLAKEMTKESSLLGDSVGTLDGEINRFRS